The following coding sequences are from one Pararge aegeria chromosome 13, ilParAegt1.1, whole genome shotgun sequence window:
- the LOC120628843 gene encoding dnaJ homolog subfamily C member 28, protein MNFNKPYTILLSRLVCFEPFPRLNRSVYTKSQQKQIEESYKILNIPPNSSQDVVKSAFLELAKKYHPDSSSPDADIDKFVATENAFRTLSIHNTGSQNLDEVDKIVFDIRHTAPQHRQYLSFEGVGYGTPSQRLQQYTQARAQKAATNVLNHRISKAIASDKTLMKKESVKHDIKTKYGLERLVEDLIQESMSKGEFENLSGQGKPLKDQNTNPYVDFTTHKINEVLINNGFTPEWITMCKEIDEDIEQLKEEIYKERMYLGPHPLNKTDYTKWLKIYESNKQLAESLNMKINTYNLIVPFIYKQKFHVEFDKICNEILINGKHSVEKQVEKKYEQNVLVDNSHDLMGEFFKALGELLVGGKTKNKVGS, encoded by the exons atgaATTTCAATAAGCCGTACACAATACTGCTGTCCAGGCTCGTATGTTTTGAGCCTTTTCCAAGACTAAATAGATCAGTATATACCAAATCACAACAAAAACAGATTGAG GAAagctacaaaatattaaatataccaCCAAACTCAAGTCAGGATGTTGTTAAGAGTGCTTTCCTAGAGCTTGCAAAGAAGTATCACCCTGATTCTTCTTCACCAGATGCAGATATAGATAAGTTTGTAGCCACAGAGAACGCTTTCAGGACTCTCTCTATACATAACACAGGCTCTCAAAACTTGGATGAAGTTGATAAGATTGTGTTTGATATTAGG caCACTGCACCTCAGCACCGCCAGTACCTAAGCTTTGAAGGGGTAGGCTACGGAACACCTTCCCAAAGGCTCCAGCAGTACACTCAAGCAAGAGCACAAAAAGCCGCCACAAATGTTTTAAACCACCGGATCTCTAAAGCCATAGCTTCAGACAAAACCCTCATGAAGAAGGAATCAGTAAAGCATGACATCAAGACCAAATATGGCTTGGAGAGATTAGTAGAAGATTTGATACAAGAGTCAATGTCGAAAGGTGAATTTGAGAATTTAAGCGGCCAAGGAAAACCTTTGAAGGATCAGAATACTAATCCCTATGTTGATTTTACTACTCATAAAATAAATGAG GTATTAATAAACAATGGCTTCACACCAGAATGGATAACAATGTGCAAAGAAATAGATGAAGACATTGAACAACTCAAGGAAGAAATCTACAAAGAGAGAATGTATCTAGGGCCGCACCCCCTAAACAAAACCGACTATACAAAGTGGCTAAAAATATACGAAAGTAACAAACAACTAGCAGAATCTTTgaacatgaaaataaatacctacaacTTAATAGTgccatttatatataaacaaaagttCCATGTGGAGtttgataaaatatgtaatgaaattCTAATAAATGGTAAACATTCTGTGGAAAAGCAAGTAGAAAAGAAATACGAGCAGAATGTTTTAGTGGACAACAGTCATGATCTAATGGGAGAGTTTTTCAAGGCTTTAGGGGAGTTATTAGTTGGAGGGAAAACGAAAAATAAAGTTGGCAGTTAG